The proteins below are encoded in one region of Catenulispora sp. GP43:
- a CDS encoding carbohydrate ABC transporter permease — MSTIPFGTKRTRRWLPWASIAVPSIGWLVFGLFPSVSTVFFSFTEYSGFPGTPLHFCGLCNYSNAFNSSWSDFSASVVVTLKYVAGVTVLQIAIGLGLALLLRHRRRGFGLYRALIFMPQVFSVTIVGVLFSLVFDPQNGPAEPVYHGLFGSTSAFLGDQSWALWLVIMINVWMFSGYTMLVYIAALRRIPPELYEAASLDGAGRLRTFRHITWPLLANATTVNVFLTAMGCVGEFALIRVLTDGHYGTKTLGMYMFDTAFGVNPSLGYGSMLAVAQFVITLVIGSALLVFLRRREVTL; from the coding sequence GTGAGCACGATCCCCTTCGGCACAAAGCGGACACGGCGGTGGCTGCCCTGGGCCTCCATCGCCGTGCCCTCCATCGGCTGGCTGGTCTTCGGGTTGTTCCCGTCGGTGTCGACGGTCTTCTTCTCCTTCACCGAGTACTCCGGCTTCCCGGGCACCCCGCTGCACTTCTGCGGGCTCTGCAACTACAGCAACGCGTTCAACAGCTCCTGGTCCGACTTCTCGGCCTCGGTGGTCGTGACGCTCAAGTACGTCGCCGGCGTCACGGTCCTGCAGATCGCGATCGGCCTCGGACTCGCGCTGCTGCTGCGCCACCGGCGGCGCGGATTCGGGCTCTATCGCGCTCTGATCTTCATGCCGCAGGTCTTCTCCGTGACCATCGTCGGCGTGCTGTTCTCGCTGGTCTTCGACCCGCAGAACGGCCCGGCCGAGCCGGTGTACCACGGCCTGTTCGGCTCGACGAGCGCCTTCCTGGGCGACCAGAGCTGGGCGCTGTGGCTGGTCATCATGATCAACGTCTGGATGTTCAGCGGCTACACCATGCTGGTCTACATCGCCGCGCTGCGGCGGATCCCGCCGGAGCTGTACGAGGCCGCCTCGCTCGACGGCGCCGGGCGCCTGCGGACGTTCCGCCACATCACCTGGCCGCTGCTGGCCAACGCCACGACGGTGAACGTCTTCCTGACCGCGATGGGGTGCGTCGGCGAGTTCGCGCTCATCAGGGTCCTGACGGACGGCCACTACGGCACCAAGACGCTCGGCATGTACATGTTCGACACCGCCTTCGGAGTGAACCCGTCGCTGGGCTACGGCTCGATGCTGGCGGTGGCGCAGTTCGTCATCACCCTGGTGATCGGCAGCGCGCTGCTGGTCTTCCTGCGGCGGCGGGAGGTGACGCTGTGA
- a CDS encoding carbohydrate ABC transporter permease translates to MSLRLRAVTRTGGLQLACLVISVGFFALPLVYLALQAFKTNNEFLNDPTGLPHPWTFSNFSDAWSQGDFSNEMVNSLLYAIVPDIITLILGVFLAFPISRGWFKHSNMLYGFFVFSGFLPAGLIPLFIEAQKIGTYNSRIGYLIMTSLTGAGFFFFVGYIKTIPREMDEAAALDGCGYIRYIFTMIVPQMKPALATFGIFGFVAGWNNLILPLVMLNDQSLWPVTRGLFSFFGQYSSQWPLVAAATIIVALPILAVFALLQRNLVEGVAGGAAAGSGGVTVTQNPEKIP, encoded by the coding sequence GTGAGCCTTCGGCTGCGAGCTGTGACGCGCACCGGCGGCCTGCAACTGGCCTGTCTGGTGATCTCGGTGGGCTTCTTCGCCCTCCCGCTGGTCTACCTGGCGCTGCAGGCGTTCAAGACCAACAACGAGTTCCTGAACGACCCGACCGGGCTGCCGCACCCGTGGACGTTCTCCAACTTCAGCGACGCCTGGAGCCAGGGCGACTTCTCGAACGAGATGGTGAACAGCCTGCTCTACGCCATCGTCCCCGACATCATCACCCTGATTCTCGGTGTCTTCCTGGCATTCCCGATCTCCCGCGGCTGGTTCAAGCACTCCAACATGTTGTACGGGTTCTTCGTGTTCTCCGGGTTCCTGCCGGCCGGCCTGATCCCGCTGTTCATCGAGGCGCAGAAGATCGGCACCTACAACAGCCGCATCGGCTACCTGATCATGACCTCGCTGACCGGAGCCGGGTTCTTCTTCTTCGTCGGGTACATCAAGACCATCCCGCGCGAGATGGACGAGGCCGCCGCCTTGGACGGCTGCGGATACATCCGCTACATCTTCACGATGATCGTCCCGCAGATGAAGCCGGCGCTGGCCACCTTCGGCATCTTCGGCTTCGTCGCCGGCTGGAACAACCTGATCCTGCCCCTGGTCATGCTCAACGACCAGAGCCTGTGGCCGGTCACCCGCGGCCTGTTCTCGTTCTTCGGGCAGTACTCCTCGCAGTGGCCGCTGGTCGCGGCGGCGACGATCATCGTGGCGCTGCCGATCCTCGCCGTCTTCGCGCTGCTCCAGCGCAACCTGGTCGAGGGCGTCGCCGGCGGCGCGGCGGCGGGCAGTGGAGGAGTGACAGTGACACAGAACCCGGAGAAGATCCCATGA
- a CDS encoding ThuA domain-containing protein → MTKHALVVRGGWDGHVPIPTSDKYAAVLKDDGYDVTISDTLDSYLDEELLAGTDLIVQCWTMGQISGEQTNGLIQAVRAGTGFAGWHGGIIDAFRSETRYQLMTGGQFVHHPREFTTYEVRTVADHPIVAGIEPFTVTTEQYYLHMDPQVEVLAVTDYAEDPDVPELAGAVVPVTWTRQWGAGRVFVTAVGHRPADLEVPEVDAMIRRGMAWATR, encoded by the coding sequence ATGACCAAGCACGCATTGGTGGTCCGCGGCGGCTGGGACGGCCACGTCCCGATCCCGACGAGCGACAAGTACGCGGCCGTCCTCAAGGACGACGGCTACGACGTCACGATTTCCGACACCCTGGACAGCTACCTCGACGAGGAGCTGTTGGCCGGCACCGACCTGATCGTCCAGTGCTGGACCATGGGACAGATCAGCGGCGAGCAGACCAACGGCCTGATCCAGGCGGTGCGTGCCGGGACCGGCTTCGCCGGCTGGCACGGCGGGATCATTGATGCCTTCCGTAGCGAGACCCGTTATCAGCTCATGACCGGCGGGCAGTTCGTTCACCACCCGCGCGAGTTCACCACCTACGAGGTACGCACGGTCGCCGATCACCCGATCGTGGCCGGCATCGAGCCGTTCACGGTGACCACCGAGCAGTACTACCTGCACATGGATCCGCAGGTCGAGGTCCTGGCCGTCACCGACTACGCCGAGGACCCGGACGTCCCGGAACTCGCCGGCGCCGTCGTGCCGGTCACCTGGACCCGGCAGTGGGGAGCCGGCCGCGTGTTCGTCACGGCGGTCGGCCATCGGCCGGCCGACCTGGAAGTACCCGAAGTCGATGCGATGATCAGGAGGGGAATGGCATGGGCGACGCGATGA
- a CDS encoding Gfo/Idh/MocA family protein, whose amino-acid sequence MGDAMSALRVGVVGAGNISGQYFQAVPRLPNLRITAVADLDAERAAAAAAQVPGARAAKPNELYTADDVDLVLNLTIPAAHAEVAHAAIAGGKHVYGEKPLAATTAEARAVLDAAERAGVRVGCAPDTVLGTGIQTARAVLDAGDVGVPVAATAFMVTPGHERWHPAPEFYYRPGGGPLLDMGPYYLTALVTLLGPVKRVVGMSSTPRPTRVVGSGPRAGTEFAVEVETHVTGVLEHEGGALSTLVMSFDVWAGQLPRIEVYGSAGSLEVPDPNGFDGQVRIFRAEAKEWEQVPERGGYRNASRGYGVSDLARALGEGVPHRANGQVAFHVLDVMESLLAAAKSGESVAVGSTCERPAAVPAGARPEQEQEPEL is encoded by the coding sequence ATGGGCGACGCGATGAGCGCGCTGCGCGTGGGCGTGGTGGGAGCGGGGAACATCAGCGGCCAGTACTTCCAGGCGGTGCCGCGGCTGCCGAACCTGCGGATCACGGCCGTCGCCGACTTGGACGCCGAGCGCGCCGCCGCGGCCGCGGCCCAAGTCCCGGGGGCGCGCGCGGCCAAGCCGAACGAGCTGTACACGGCGGACGACGTGGACCTGGTCCTGAACCTGACCATCCCCGCCGCGCACGCCGAGGTCGCGCACGCCGCGATCGCCGGCGGCAAGCACGTCTACGGCGAGAAGCCGCTGGCGGCCACCACCGCCGAAGCCCGCGCGGTGCTGGACGCGGCCGAGCGCGCCGGGGTGCGCGTCGGATGCGCGCCGGACACCGTGCTCGGTACCGGGATCCAGACGGCGCGCGCGGTGCTTGACGCCGGGGACGTCGGCGTCCCGGTGGCCGCGACCGCGTTCATGGTCACGCCGGGCCACGAACGCTGGCATCCGGCCCCGGAGTTCTACTACCGCCCCGGCGGCGGCCCGCTGCTGGACATGGGCCCGTACTACCTCACGGCGCTGGTCACGTTGCTCGGCCCGGTGAAGCGCGTGGTGGGGATGAGCTCCACGCCGCGTCCCACGCGGGTCGTCGGCAGCGGGCCGCGCGCCGGCACCGAGTTCGCGGTGGAGGTGGAGACGCACGTCACCGGGGTGCTGGAGCACGAGGGCGGCGCGTTGTCCACGCTGGTGATGAGCTTCGACGTGTGGGCCGGGCAGCTGCCGCGGATCGAGGTCTACGGCTCCGCCGGTTCGCTGGAAGTGCCGGATCCCAACGGATTCGACGGACAGGTGCGCATCTTCCGCGCCGAGGCCAAGGAGTGGGAGCAGGTCCCCGAGCGCGGTGGGTACCGGAACGCCTCCCGCGGTTACGGCGTCTCGGATCTGGCTCGGGCGCTCGGCGAAGGCGTTCCGCATCGAGCGAACGGTCAGGTGGCCTTCCACGTGCTGGACGTCATGGAATCGCTGCTCGCCGCCGCGAAGAGCGGGGAATCGGTGGCCGTCGGCAGCACCTGCGAGCGTCCGGCGGCGGTCCCGGCCGGGGCCCGGCCCGAGCAGGAGCAGGAGCCGGAACTTTGA
- a CDS encoding hydroxyacid dehydrogenase, producing the protein MPHENLPRLFSPQAMDRLRELTEIDACLVVDDFRQPEAARALASTEVLITSWGAPPIDQSVLDGAPRLRAVLHAAGTVRGYVTDACWERGLLVSSAAEANAIPVAEYTLAAILLAGKNAFVLRESFTGSRGAADPERERRRERLGNHRRRVGVIGASRVGRRLLELLRPLDFEVFLSDPYIGPTEATELGAVLLSLDDLLRSSDIVTVHAPDLPATRGMLDRRRLASIPDGATLINTSRGALVEAGALTDELVSGRLSAVLDVTDPEPLPADSPLYRLPNVFLTPHIAGSVGNELTRIGDAVVEEVERLVSGIPLRHRVVRSDLDRVA; encoded by the coding sequence ATGCCCCACGAGAACCTGCCCCGGCTGTTCTCGCCGCAGGCCATGGACCGGCTGCGCGAGCTGACCGAGATCGACGCCTGCCTGGTCGTGGACGACTTCCGGCAGCCCGAGGCGGCCCGCGCCCTGGCCTCGACCGAGGTGCTGATCACCAGCTGGGGCGCGCCGCCGATCGACCAGAGCGTGCTGGACGGCGCCCCGCGTTTGCGGGCCGTCCTGCACGCGGCCGGGACCGTGCGGGGCTATGTCACCGACGCGTGTTGGGAGCGCGGACTGCTGGTGTCTTCCGCGGCGGAGGCCAACGCGATCCCGGTCGCCGAGTACACGCTGGCCGCGATCCTGTTGGCGGGTAAGAACGCCTTCGTGCTGCGAGAGTCGTTCACCGGCTCGCGCGGCGCCGCCGATCCCGAGCGGGAGCGGCGGCGGGAGAGGCTCGGCAACCATCGCCGCCGGGTCGGCGTCATCGGCGCTTCGCGGGTCGGGCGGCGGCTGCTGGAGTTGCTGCGGCCGCTGGATTTCGAGGTCTTCCTGAGTGATCCGTACATCGGGCCGACCGAGGCCACCGAGCTCGGTGCCGTGCTGTTGTCGCTGGACGATCTCCTGCGCAGCAGCGACATCGTCACCGTGCACGCGCCGGATCTGCCGGCCACGCGCGGGATGCTGGACCGGCGCCGGCTCGCCTCGATCCCGGACGGCGCCACGCTGATCAACACGTCACGGGGCGCGTTGGTCGAGGCCGGGGCGTTGACCGACGAGCTGGTGTCGGGCCGGCTCAGCGCGGTCCTGGACGTCACCGATCCCGAGCCGCTGCCCGCGGATTCGCCGCTGTACCGGCTGCCGAACGTGTTCCTCACCCCGCACATCGCCGGATCCGTCGGCAACGAGCTGACGCGGATCGGCGACGCGGTGGTGGAGGAGGTCGAGCGGCTGGTCAGCGGTATTCCGTTACGGCACCGGGTGGTGCGGTCCGACCTGGACCGGGTGGCGTGA
- a CDS encoding NADP-dependent oxidoreductase, with protein sequence MPVNATYQAIRQARRPQGRPTAADFEFVSGPLPDLAPGQILVRNLAQSVDPYMREAMHFGDWEKGFGLEGRVLGRVLASKDPAVAEGSVVFHRHSWATHAVVTAADIRVLTVPGGVPLTAYLGILGGTGLTAYVGLKRIAKLQPGEDLFISAAGGGVGTAAARIARVMGAGRLIGSTGSPAKAKHLIEHVGFDAAVDYRAATPLADQLSAAAPDGIDVYFDNVGGTHLEAAISVLRHHGRIAWCGAVAQYDDLDNPPAAPANLYDIVGNALRLEGFLVRDHLDAREEFEDFLIPHIVSGAVPVDETVVHGFANTVDAFVSMLGGGNTGKMVVIFEED encoded by the coding sequence ATGCCAGTCAACGCGACCTACCAAGCCATCCGGCAAGCCCGCCGCCCGCAGGGCCGCCCCACCGCCGCCGATTTCGAGTTCGTCTCCGGCCCGCTCCCGGACCTCGCGCCGGGCCAGATCCTGGTGCGGAACCTGGCCCAGTCCGTCGACCCGTACATGCGCGAGGCGATGCACTTCGGCGACTGGGAGAAGGGCTTCGGGCTCGAGGGCCGGGTGCTGGGCCGGGTCCTGGCCTCGAAGGACCCGGCGGTCGCCGAGGGCAGCGTCGTCTTCCACCGCCACAGCTGGGCCACACACGCAGTCGTCACCGCAGCCGATATCCGGGTCCTGACGGTCCCCGGCGGCGTCCCGCTCACCGCCTACCTCGGCATCCTCGGCGGCACCGGCCTGACCGCCTACGTCGGCCTGAAGCGGATCGCGAAGCTCCAGCCCGGCGAGGACCTGTTCATCTCGGCGGCCGGCGGCGGTGTCGGGACGGCGGCGGCGCGCATCGCCCGGGTGATGGGCGCCGGCCGGCTCATCGGCAGCACCGGCTCCCCGGCGAAGGCGAAGCACCTGATCGAGCACGTCGGCTTCGACGCCGCCGTGGACTACCGCGCCGCGACGCCGCTGGCCGACCAGCTGAGCGCCGCGGCACCGGACGGCATCGACGTCTACTTCGACAACGTCGGCGGCACGCACCTGGAAGCCGCGATCAGCGTCCTGCGCCACCACGGACGCATCGCGTGGTGCGGCGCCGTCGCGCAGTACGACGACCTGGACAACCCGCCCGCCGCACCGGCGAACCTCTACGACATCGTGGGCAACGCGCTGCGCCTGGAAGGGTTCCTGGTGCGGGACCACCTCGACGCCCGCGAGGAGTTCGAGGACTTCCTCATCCCGCACATCGTCTCCGGCGCCGTACCGGTCGACGAGACCGTGGTGCACGGCTTCGCCAACACGGTCGACGCCTTCGTATCCATGCTCGGCGGCGGCAACACCGGGAAGATGGTCGTCATCTTCGAAGAGGACTGA
- a CDS encoding LysR family transcriptional regulator, producing MTDLAPSELRLLVAVARTGSFTAAAEVSGTTQSAVSHAIRGVERKVGAVLFERGRSGARPTPAGERAVVRARQVLRQLELLGAEARGAQEGTVSGTLRVAAFRSAAAVLLPPAIIGLAARYPGVTPRVLVVPELGAGTVGEVEEGRADLAIATLDDDTPAPDGMVVGELLREPYVLAYPATRKEPRGLPLIDWPENCSSYTRDWWRTQDFLPKATLEVADDGVVLSMIAQGVGMAILPRLTVTGPVAGVTVTGLGADGPTRRIVSVATRADAKAAAPRELVRLLRGVAREMLG from the coding sequence ATGACCGACCTCGCCCCCTCTGAGCTGCGTCTGCTGGTCGCCGTGGCGCGCACCGGGAGCTTCACCGCCGCCGCGGAGGTCAGCGGGACCACCCAGTCCGCAGTCTCGCACGCGATCCGCGGAGTGGAGCGCAAGGTCGGAGCTGTGCTGTTCGAGCGCGGCCGCAGCGGTGCGCGGCCGACCCCGGCGGGGGAGCGGGCCGTGGTGCGGGCCCGGCAGGTGCTGCGCCAGCTGGAGCTGCTGGGCGCCGAGGCGCGCGGTGCGCAGGAGGGCACGGTCAGCGGCACGCTGCGGGTCGCGGCGTTCCGCAGCGCGGCGGCGGTGCTGCTGCCGCCGGCGATCATCGGGCTCGCGGCCCGGTATCCGGGCGTCACGCCGCGCGTGCTGGTCGTGCCGGAACTCGGCGCCGGCACCGTCGGCGAGGTCGAGGAAGGCCGCGCGGACCTGGCGATCGCCACCCTCGACGACGACACCCCGGCCCCGGACGGCATGGTGGTCGGGGAGCTGTTGCGCGAACCGTACGTGCTGGCCTATCCCGCCACGCGCAAAGAGCCCCGCGGCCTGCCGCTGATCGACTGGCCGGAGAACTGCTCCTCGTACACCCGCGACTGGTGGCGCACGCAGGACTTCCTGCCGAAGGCGACGCTGGAGGTCGCCGACGACGGCGTGGTGCTGTCGATGATCGCGCAGGGCGTCGGCATGGCGATCCTGCCCCGCCTGACGGTCACCGGCCCGGTCGCCGGCGTGACCGTGACGGGCCTCGGCGCGGACGGGCCGACGCGCCGGATCGTCAGCGTGGCCACCCGCGCCGACGCGAAGGCCGCGGCGCCGCGGGAACTGGTGCGGCTGCTGCGCGGGGTGGCGCGGGAGATGTTGGGCTAG